A window of Fusarium falciforme chromosome 1, complete sequence genomic DNA:
GGACCAGACGCcgcccttgggcttctcggccGCCTTGTCGGGCTCGGCGGCCATGGCTACAGTTTCCTGTTGTGTTTCTGGCCTGGCAGGGAATAGGAGTGTGAACCAACAACTCTATCTTGATGCAGGCAGATAGGGCCTCGGCGTGGAAAAGGAGAGGTTGCTGATATGGGCGGTCAGAAACCGGCGTGAACTAAGAAGGGAGAAGTGAATGACGAGGAAGGAAACGAGTCAGATGTTGCATCTGAGGCGTATACGTTCGAGCACGATCACCAGGTGATGGGCAGAGAAAGTGATCAGCAGAGAAGCCGATATAGGAGCCCCTAGACCCAGACTACTATCACGGACGTGGGTAGACTACCTATCTATCTACACGAGAACTCCATCACAGCACTGGGGAGCTGCGAGGAGGGATGCCTGTTTTCCAGGGCCGTGGGAGTGAAGCGGGAGATTGACGCAGGCCCACCGAACTGCAATGGCAAACGGCATTGAACGTGGTGGCAGATTAAtgatcaagggcaagatcAGCAACCTTGGCACGAGCGGCAGCCTTGGGGCGTGGGTGAGAGGTGAGTCCATGAATCCTTGATGTACCTACATGGCACGCACGGGATGTGGGCgggtggatggatgtggCCATATGGATTCTGATGCTACTCTACACAACTTTGAGTAGGTTAACAGGCAGGTGTATGGAGGTAGATGGATACTACCCAACATAGTGCGTATGTAAGTGGACAAATAGGTAACCATTCGCGGATATGTGGGCACGGGGGGTTTTGCTGGTGAGCAGGGGGGTTCAAGATGTTGAAACCTGGCCGCCGCCCAtcttcgccgccgccgccgccgctgacgagggagagggacaaggacgaggaaaGGACGGGTAAGAGATGAGATGCCATGGCAATGATGCTAGCAATGGATCCAAATGCCAATGAAATGCTAAGTGGAATTAGTCaagaggaaagagaaaaaagtgGAAGTGAGACATTTTGGTTCGACCAGAGAGAAAAAACTTGCAAGTCTGAATGACGATCCTAGGCGTGATGCAAGGATCGGCCAGGGCTTGGCATGTCGGAAGATTCTGAACGAGTCAAGCGGGAACCGGGGCATCAGATAAGATGGGGTGATTGATAAGATGGCGCAGAAAACACCAAGGTGGCCAAAGATCGTCGCAACCGGACGACGAACGGGAAAAGCAATTGAATTGGGGGATCATCGCCGAGAAGGCATGGACGTTGCGCGCGTGAGGAATGTTGCGGTGCCGCTTGGGCTTGGTCTCGCAGGGAAGGCGTGGCATCCCGGTGGAGTGATCGACTATAATTCTTTCCACGTTTGCGTATAGTATTGGGACCCATTCCCTCAAGGAACAGGGATTCATTTGCGCAAAGCAGGCAACAAATTTCATGAGTGGATGGAGGAGCGAAGTTGAGTAGCATCGGGCTCGGTGATTGATAGTCGCGTTGTCTTGGCATAACTCGGCATATCCATGAGCGGATCCGGCCAATGGTAGGATCCTGAACAGGGTCCGGCTTTCTATTGGACGACGGGGGTTTAAAGCCGCATTGTGGGGGaaggaaggagaagaaggggcaCCATGGGGGGCGCACCCACGACACCTTTCTGTTAACAGAGCAAAGCTTCGGCGTTAAGCCCTTTATACGGCTAGAGCTAACCTTGTGGGAATAAAACATGTCAAACTCTGACCTAAGCGTAAAAAGGCGTTTTTATGCTTATTCTTTGCTCGGCTGTGGTGCACCCAAAAAATGCTCCAATATCCGGAAAAGCGTTTACACGGTGGGCATGGCATTTCTCGCGTTGGCCCTGCCCTTCTCGCTAATACGCGGGTGGATTTAAGATTTCTGCTGACAGACTTGATTGTCTGATCGCGGACAAACCCCGGCACAGGAGGGGAAGCAAACCGATGGCAATGGGATCCCGGACTCTGGCCGTCCAGACGCAGGCTGTAGGGAGTAGGGAAGGAAGATGCCGAAAGCATGATTGGGCAACGACCAATTAAGGTTGCATTTGACAAAAGAAAGCACACAAAGTGGGGTCGCCAAGGCGGCGAATTTAGGTCGTCCCATCCAATGCAATCTGATACGTTTTGTGCCCTATAGAACGCCTCCAGGCAGCCTTGTATTGTCCCCCCGTTTTTGACCGACTGCAGTTGCCGTTCATTTCGAGACTAGGACAAGGGGGGTAAGTCCGTCATCACTTCGGCCGACGACGCTGACGACATCTTGGTCCAAACCAAGGCCTGCTCAGCTCTGTTCTGCTCTGCTGCACGGCACGCTCACTTCACAGGTCAGGAAGGTAACGTATCTCACACACAGACGGCACATCCCCGCCAAGATGGTGATCAACCCTCCCCAAGGTTTCACACGGTAGCACCTTGCTTGCCCAGCGTCCGTCCTTGCAGGCCCGGCCCTGACCCCGTTGATCAGCATGGCAAATCGCcatcttgctgctgcttgctACTCGAAGCATTCATTCCGTGCTCGGCGAGGGGCCCATTGCCTGCGTGTATAAGAAGGGGGCGACAGGAagcctcaacctcgtcgtGATCACTGTTGCAACCATTCACAGAGGCCTCATATCAAATCAAACCACACTAGACAAAGAGAATAGTCTAGACCAACACTCCCTTCTCAAGCCACCAGCCAACACCCCCAAGCCAATTTCATCATGCCACAGGCAACTCTCCGCACCGAACGCCTCGAACTGTTGCCACTCGCGCCTAGCCACGGGGACTACATCTACCAGCTAGACTCGGACCCTGAAGTCATGCGATACATTGGCTACGGCAAGCCACTGAGCGCCAGTGACTCGGCCATTGTCCACAAGCTGCTCCTCGAGACTGCCTCCCTGGGCACAGGTCTGGGCTGCTGGGCCGGGTTCGCCGGTGATGAGTTTGTCGGCTGGTGGATTCTCGCCCCTAGCCAGAGCACCAGCCggcgcagcagcaacagtAGCACTAACAGCAGCGAGacggaagaggatgaggcctCGACTCCTCAAGTGGATGTCAAGAGGGTCGAGTTTGGCCTGCGGCTCCTACCCAAGTTCTGGGGCCAAGGGTTTGCCAAGGAGGGCTCCCGCGCCGTGGTCAAGCACGGTCTGGAAGAGCTAGGCGCCGATGAGGTTTTCGGCGAGACCATGGCTGTCAACGCTGGTTCGCGGGCCATCATGTCCAAGATCGGGCTGAAGCACGTTCGGACGTTCCACAACCAGTACGACAGCCCTCCGCCGGGGatcgaggagggagaggtgGAATACAGCATCACCAGGGACGAGTGGGCGGCGCTGGACCCAAGCCGGAAATGAAGAAAAAGGGCGTGCGTGTACAATGATTGTATGTAGATGAGATGTAGCAAATAATCTGCTTGAGCGTCTGCGGCGTTTGGATAGCGTCAGAGTTGGAAACACGGCAGGGAAATTTCAAAGGTCGATCAAGGGGCGATACATAGCTAGCATCAGCTCCAGTCCAATTATTCTTACTCTTTTTTTGAATCTTGTACCCAACCTGCTGGTCAGGAGCGATCGTGATGGGGGCACTCACATGCATTGGCGAGACGTTATGGGTTTTGAGTTCCCGATCGTCTAGATCGTCGTCAGGTGCTTGCAGAGGAGGTTGTGCTGTTGGTTCAAGGTAGGGCCGCGCGGCGAGCGGCAAGGGGAGAAGGCGTGAAGAGTGTGGTGTGCATGTGAGATGCAGGGTCAGCGGCATCCTCCGCCCGCAGAAGATGGGATGGGTCATGTCCCCATGGGTCTCAAGAATCGTCGTTAGAAGTCAAGACACTCATGAGGCACAGCGTGGGGGAGGGTGAAGACATGGCACGGTGTGATGGGAACTCGGGGTGTTGGAAGTCGGATACTTGTCTCGGCAGCTGCGGTGGGTGGCTCCGGGTTGAAAACCGTTGGCTCTTGTGCAAGCCGGGATCAGGCGTTCTCGGACAAAGGGTGGGATAGAAGGTAGTATTCTTGGCCATTTGCTCCTCGGCCCAGGGCCAGGGGCATCTCGTCGCCCTCGGCTCTGGTTGGGCGGTAGCGTCGTGGGGGGTTTTTGACTCTCCGTCCCGTTGTTGGTTCTGCAGATCTTGGCAAAGTGGGCGGGTCAGCTTGTCAAATATGGTCATGATCAGACAAGACCGGGCATAAGTTGGATATAGTGAGAATCTCATGAGGCGTGATTGGGTTCGGGGACAGATTGTGGCTTGCTGCGCCAAGACGAGAGCCC
This region includes:
- a CDS encoding N-acetyltransferase domain-containing protein, yielding MPQATLRTERLELLPLAPSHGDYIYQLDSDPEVMRYIGYGKPLSASDSAIVHKLLLETASLGTGLGCWAGFAGDEFVGWWILAPSQSTSRRSSNSSTNSSETEEDEASTPQVDVKRVEFGLRLLPKFWGQGFAKEGSRAVVKHGLEELGADEVFGETMAVNAGSRAIMSKIGLKHVRTFHNQYDSPPPGIEEGEVEYSITRDEWAALDPSRK